The segment GATTTTAAAGCGTTTTGGGCTTGGTAAGTTTTGGCGAGTTTTTGCTAGTAAAGATGTAAATGAGATGAGTAAGATAATGTATGAAACCTTAAAAAATGTCGTAGATGAGGATTTTAGCTCTATTTTTGCTAATCTTAAATCAAATTCACTTATATTTTGGGGGATTGGTGATGAGGCGACACCGCTTAGTAGTGGAGAGAAGATTGCTAGTTTGATTAAAAATAGCAAATTTTACCCACTTGAGGGGGATCATTTTTTCTTTTTAAATCATGGCGAGTTTATCGCTCAAACTATATCTAAGGAGCTAATATGATTTTGATATTGGCTAAATTTAGCTTTGTTATGATATTTGGATACTATGTTATCACCGCTTTACAATGGTTTAGCTATAAGATTAATCGGGTAATTTTTCACTACACTAAGCCGATGTGGCATATATATTTTATCATTTTGCCATTAATTTTGATATCTGTTTTTGATAGTATAATATACCAAATTTCAATTACTATTTTATATTTGATAGCTACTATTTTGTGGGCTTATAAGCTAGATAAAAGGGTGGTGATAACTGCTAGGGTAAAGAGATTTTTTGCTTTTTTGGTGGTTGGATTTGGGCTTTTTAGCTTTTGTCCTTATAGTGGTATTTGGCTTTTTCATACGCTTTTTAGCTTGGTTTTTGCCCTTGTATTTAGTGCTATTAGTGAAAAAATTATAGCTATTTGGTATAAAAATCAAGCTTTAACTAAGCTAAAATCTATGCCAAATTTAAAAATCATCTTAGTTACAGCTAGCTTTGGTAAGACTAGTATCAAAAATTTTATCTATGATATCGCTAGTGGGGAGCTAAAAACTCACAAAACTCCAAGAAGCGTAAATACCTTGCTTGGGATTATCCGTGATATTAATGATAATTTAAGTAGTGATTGTGAGCTTTATATTGTCGAAGCTGGGGCTAGGCTTAGGGGCGATATAGATGAGATTGCTAAATTTATAAATCCGCAAATTGTGGTTATAGGGCAGATTGGTGGGGCGCATTTAGAGTATTTTGGCTCTATTGATGAGATTAGAGCAGCTAAATTAGAGGCATTAAACTCAAATAAACTTCAAAATATAATAGCGCATAGCTCTACAAATTTAGCTAGTCAAGCTATCATATATGATGAGCTAGTAAGTGGAGTTAAAAGCACTCTTGATGGACTTTGGTTTGATATGAGTTTAGATGGGATAAAAAGGCATTTTAAAGCGAATTTATTGGGTGAGTTTAATAGCTATAATCTTGCTGCTGCGATTTTGGCTGCTATGTCTGCTGGGGTTAAAAATATAAATTTAGATAGTGTAAAAAGTGTAGAGCATAGACTTCAAAAGATCGAAGCTGGAGGCAAGATTATAATCGATGATAGCTTTAATGGAAATTTAAATGGTATGATATCTAGCTATAAGCTTGTGAGTGAATTTAATGGGCGAAAAATTCTATTAACTCCAGGTATCGTAGAAGGTGGCGATGGGGTTAATAGTGAGCTTTCTAAGGTTATAAATGATATATTTGATATTGTGGTAATCACAAGTGCGTTAAATGAGAGTGAGTTAAAAAGATATCTTAATAAGCCAGAAGTTTTTGTGCTAGCTGATAAAGCCAAGATGAATGAATTTTTGGCGTCGCATACTATGAGTGGGGATCTAATACTTTTTAGTAATGATGCGCCAAGCTTTATATGAGTTAGCTACAAATTTGCTTTGGTGAGTTGATTGTGATTAGGCCTGTGATCGGGGTGATATCTATATCAATACAGCTGTTGTTTTGGTGAGTTAGGCGAATTTTACAAGTTGAGGTGATTAAATTTTGTGTAGAGTTGGTGGAGCTTTTTGGGTTGCCTTTGTATGGTCGACCGAGCTGATCAAAGCTAATTCTAGTTGAATTATAGTAGCTACAACCATCCATTAGCTCTATATCTTTGATATTAAATTTACTCATCAAATCTAGCTCATCGGTGGGATTTATACTACTTATCCCAGCGTGAGCAATGGCTAAAACCTTAGATGGATTTAGTGGATTTTTGGCTATTTCATACCCATCGGGACTTCCGCTATATTTGCCACTATCGCTGAATATGGCGTAGTGTAAGACGCTTTTTGAATCAATTGTTTTTATAAAATATATCTGCCACCTAGCTTTAAACCAATTATCATCTTCAGGGTTAAATTTATCATCTATCAAGGCTAGGTGCTGAGTATATCGCAGGTGAAATGCTACTTGATTGGCAGCTTTTAAAAGATCGTCGCTTTTAAAATTTATAGCCGTGATCGATAGGAAAATCCCGATTATCACGATGACAATTACAAGCTCAATAAGGCTAAAAGCGTCTATTTTTCGCATAGATAAAATGTAGCTATGGTTTTATTAAATTTAGATATCTTGATCTTTTGGCAAGATTTTTGTGATTTTTGGCTTAAATAGTAGTTGCCACCATCTGTGATTCCATAGATTTTGAGTCTAATTGATAGAGTTTGATTTGTGTTAATACTAGTGATACCCATAGATTTTAGCTTATTTGCTATATCTTTTGCGATATCGTATTTATAGGCAAAGTGTTGGCTTGGTCTATCTAAAAATAGATATAGATATTGATTAAAAATAATAACAAGACTATTTATAACCAAAGTAGCTAAAACAATGATAGCTAGAAATTTATGTATATTTCTAAATTTAGGAAGCCTAGAGCGATATGAGCTAAAAAATGTCCGCACCATAACAGGCACAAAAATCACACAAAATGGCAAAAATATCTCTAATTCAACCCTTTGTCTCATTGAAAGTAGCATACACACGCCAATAGCAGTTATGCTAATAAACCATAAAAATCCTTTACTCTCTTTAATAGCGATTCTATATAGAGTATATATAAAGTATATAAATACCAAAGGCGAAAATACAGCCGCAAATACCGCCATAGAGTCTAAGAAATACCCCCTAGGCTTGCCACTTGCTTCAAAGCCATTTAGATAGTACCAAATAATACAAAATACCGCACCTAAAACTGCCATTTTTTTATCTCTATTAAATATCCCAAATAGCATAATAGCAAGGTATAAAGCTATAAATGGTTCGCTAAATAATAGGGTTATGATTAGTGTTAAAATCATTAAAATTGGCTTAGAATATTGCTGAAAGAGTATTATAATGAGTGTTAAAAATATAGCGATACTAGCTTGATTAACTATAAGTGCGCTTACTAAAACTCCAGGCAAAAACATATACAAAATAGCAGCTATAACGCAATCGCTTTGCCGTTTTAAAATTTTTAATGATATTGTGTAGATAAGGCAAGAATTGGCTATATGTATCATCAAATATATCGTTCTAAGCGCAATCTCATTGCTATTAAAAATCGAGCTAATATAACGAAGTATCGCACCTAAATTTGAATTACTATAGTAAATTTGAGCCTCATGATAGCTAATACTCAATCCACTTAGGCTAAAAATTAAAAGCGATAAGTTTAAAATAATCGCCCCAAAGAGCCAAAATATATTAATTTTTGATATCACGAATCACCATTATAAAGATTAATGAGATGAAACTTACAACGCTAATAAATGATAGCATAGCGCCCCATCCAAAAGGTATATAAATAAAGCCAGGCACGAAGCTACCAAGCGCCCCACCAAAGTAATAAAAGCTCACATAAAGGCCATTTGAAATTCCCTTATGTGAAGTGGCCATTTTATTGATGAAGCCACTAGCGATAGAGTGAGCTATGAAGTTCCCAAGGCAAAATACCACCATCGCAACAAATATTAACCAAAAGCTCTCTATCCTAAAAATTTGAATAGCGATGATTAAGATGATGATCCCAACTATTATAGCTTTGATCGAACTACCTAAAAACGCCACTATCTTTTTTGTATTAAATGCTACTAATACACCGACCAAATAGCCTATATATAGCATTCCAGCCTTTGATGAGCTGTAATTATCGCTGATTTTGGCTAGCTCAAATGGGATGAAATTTAGCATCGCTTGAAATGTGAAAAATATCCCAAAGATCATTAAGAATATATATAGATTGTGCCTTGTTTTAAGCGTGTGGATTATATCTATTAGATGAGGTTTGAGATAACTAGCTTTGATATTTTGGCTAAATTTAAGTAGCAGTATCGAAGCTAAAATCGCTACACACCCAATAATAAAGAAAAAGACTCTCCACCCAAAAATATCAGTAAAAAACCCGCTTAGCGCTCTACCCATAAATCCGCCAATTATCGTAACTCCAATATATACGCCAATAGCATTTGCCACGCTATCTTTGGATGAGATTTGGCTGATATAGCTCATAATTCCTGTTAATACTGCTGGAATCAATAAGCCTTGAAAGCCACGAATATTTAAAAGCAAAAAATATGAGTGAGTTAAGCTAAATACAATCTCACTAATCCCAAGAAACAAAAAGGCTAAAACTAAGATAATTTTGATTTGAATTTTCTCAAGCAAATACCCATAGAATATCCCCGCAAATGCCAAAGGCATCATAATCGCAGTGGTAAATAGAGTAGCCTGAGTTTTTGATATTACAAGCTCATTTTCAAATACAGGCCCAATAGGCTGAGTAGCATATAAGATACATAGAGTTAGACCGGTACAAAAATAGTATAGTAAAATCTCAGCCCGTTTCATCATCTAATCCAAGCTCAAATCCCAAAAAAACTCTATCCAATCATTAGCTTCTCTAATAGTAAAATCTGCCGAGATTAAGGCTTTTGGCTTATAAAATATAGTAGCGATGGCTATTTGTAAATTTGGATATAGAGTATTTAACTTATCTTTTATAGCTAATAATGTTTCGCCGCTATCTATGATATCATCTGTGATTAAGACTCTTTTAAATTTATCTAAATTTGGGATATTATAGATTTTAATGGTATCTAGCTTTTGAGTATTGTTATAATGTATGGAATTTAAGCTAAAACAATCTCTAATATCAAGCATATTAGCCAAAAAGTGAGCTATAGTAAGTCCGCCCCTAGCAATACCTAATATAGCATCTGGATCAAACTCGCTCTTTGCTCTTTTAGCCAATATCTTGATATCACTATTAAATGTATCAAAATCATAATAGACCACTCTTACTCTCCTAATATAAATTTTAATAAATTGGGTGATGAGCTAGCGATGAAGGCAAATAGGCTAACTATGGCTAGGGTTATCACACCTAAATTTAGATCTTGATATTTTCTTAAAGCCAATTTAATGATAAAATATGAGATAAATCCAACGCTTAATCCAATTGTGATAGAGTAGGTAAGTGGCATTAATATCACGCTTAAAAATGTAGATACACAGATAGCAGGATCTTTATAATCTATCTTTCCAAGCTCACTAAACATCAAAATCCCCACCATCACAAGCACTGGATAGATCGCATTAGATGGTATAGCATTGAATAGAGGTAAGAAAAATAGGGTAAAGATAAAGAGAATTCCGATAAATACAGCCGTAAGCCCCGTTCTACCGCCAGCTTCTACGCCACTTGCGTTTTCAGCAAATGCCGTTATAGTGCTAGTCCCCATAACAGCTCCAACCATGCCAGCAATAGCATCGCTCTCTAAATTTTTAGCTAGTTTTTTCTCGCCTTCAGGAGTGTTAAATAGATTGGCTCTATTTCCAACTCCAGTAAGCATGCCTATACTATCAAATAGATGAGTAACAAATAGAGTTAAAACAGCCGGAAGTAGTGAAATTTGAAGTGCTGAAAGTATATCAAGCTCGCCAAAAATAGGAGCAATGCTAACAGGCATTGAAACTACGCTTTGTGGCATTTCATAAATTCCAAATATCCAAGCGATCGCTGAAGTGATAGCTATAGCTAAGATAAATCCTATGCGAATTTTCAAAGCCCAAAATATAATCATAAGTATAAGTCCTATAACGCCGATTAAGACCTTAGGATCAGCTATATTGCCGATTGCTACTTTGGTTGCTGGACTTGAGACTATCAATCCCATTTGAGATAAGCCAACAAAAGCTATAAAAGCACCGATACCAGCACTTATAGCGTATCTTAGATCTAGTGGGATATTTTTGATAATCCAAAGGCGAAAATTTGTAAAACTCAAAATGGTAAATATCGCCGAGCTGATAAATATAGCCCCAAGTGCGGTTTGCCAAGGAATTCCCATGCCAATTACCATACTATAAGTAAAATAAGTATTTAATCCCATTCCCGTGCTTAGTGCTACAGGGGTATTAGCCCATAAGCCATTAAAAATAGTTGCTAGAATCGTGATAATGGCCGTCGCTACCAATAAAGCGTCTTTTGGCATGCCAGCATCACTTAGTATCAAAGCATTAACAGGGATGATATACACCATAGTTAAAAATGTCGTAAGAGCGGCATTTAACTCGGTTTTTGCGGTTGTGCTATTTTGTTTTAGTTTAAATATATCCATAAAATTTTTCTAATTATAAATTTTTATCTCATTATACAAGCTATCACGCTCTACAGGCACAAAACCGCTTGTTTGGATCAACTCTATAAACTCTTTTTGGCTTTTTCCATTTTGGCTTTTTGCTCCAGCGCTACTTTGGATGCTCTCTTTTTCTATTGTTCCATCTAAATC is part of the Campylobacter lanienae NCTC 13004 genome and harbors:
- a CDS encoding phosphoribosyltransferase — its product is MVYYDFDTFNSDIKILAKRAKSEFDPDAILGIARGGLTIAHFLANMLDIRDCFSLNSIHYNNTQKLDTIKIYNIPNLDKFKRVLITDDIIDSGETLLAIKDKLNTLYPNLQIAIATIFYKPKALISADFTIREANDWIEFFWDLSLD
- a CDS encoding NCS2 family permease — protein: MDIFKLKQNSTTAKTELNAALTTFLTMVYIIPVNALILSDAGMPKDALLVATAIITILATIFNGLWANTPVALSTGMGLNTYFTYSMVIGMGIPWQTALGAIFISSAIFTILSFTNFRLWIIKNIPLDLRYAISAGIGAFIAFVGLSQMGLIVSSPATKVAIGNIADPKVLIGVIGLILMIIFWALKIRIGFILAIAITSAIAWIFGIYEMPQSVVSMPVSIAPIFGELDILSALQISLLPAVLTLFVTHLFDSIGMLTGVGNRANLFNTPEGEKKLAKNLESDAIAGMVGAVMGTSTITAFAENASGVEAGGRTGLTAVFIGILFIFTLFFLPLFNAIPSNAIYPVLVMVGILMFSELGKIDYKDPAICVSTFLSVILMPLTYSITIGLSVGFISYFIIKLALRKYQDLNLGVITLAIVSLFAFIASSSPNLLKFILGE
- a CDS encoding MFS transporter, with protein sequence MKRAEILLYYFCTGLTLCILYATQPIGPVFENELVISKTQATLFTTAIMMPLAFAGIFYGYLLEKIQIKIILVLAFLFLGISEIVFSLTHSYFLLLNIRGFQGLLIPAVLTGIMSYISQISSKDSVANAIGVYIGVTIIGGFMGRALSGFFTDIFGWRVFFFIIGCVAILASILLLKFSQNIKASYLKPHLIDIIHTLKTRHNLYIFLMIFGIFFTFQAMLNFIPFELAKISDNYSSSKAGMLYIGYLVGVLVAFNTKKIVAFLGSSIKAIIVGIIILIIAIQIFRIESFWLIFVAMVVFCLGNFIAHSIASGFINKMATSHKGISNGLYVSFYYFGGALGSFVPGFIYIPFGWGAMLSFISVVSFISLIFIMVIRDIKN
- a CDS encoding Mur ligase family protein, with amino-acid sequence MILILAKFSFVMIFGYYVITALQWFSYKINRVIFHYTKPMWHIYFIILPLILISVFDSIIYQISITILYLIATILWAYKLDKRVVITARVKRFFAFLVVGFGLFSFCPYSGIWLFHTLFSLVFALVFSAISEKIIAIWYKNQALTKLKSMPNLKIILVTASFGKTSIKNFIYDIASGELKTHKTPRSVNTLLGIIRDINDNLSSDCELYIVEAGARLRGDIDEIAKFINPQIVVIGQIGGAHLEYFGSIDEIRAAKLEALNSNKLQNIIAHSSTNLASQAIIYDELVSGVKSTLDGLWFDMSLDGIKRHFKANLLGEFNSYNLAAAILAAMSAGVKNINLDSVKSVEHRLQKIEAGGKIIIDDSFNGNLNGMISSYKLVSEFNGRKILLTPGIVEGGDGVNSELSKVINDIFDIVVITSALNESELKRYLNKPEVFVLADKAKMNEFLASHTMSGDLILFSNDAPSFI
- a CDS encoding prepilin-type N-terminal cleavage/methylation domain-containing protein gives rise to the protein MRKIDAFSLIELVIVIVIIGIFLSITAINFKSDDLLKAANQVAFHLRYTQHLALIDDKFNPEDDNWFKARWQIYFIKTIDSKSVLHYAIFSDSGKYSGSPDGYEIAKNPLNPSKVLAIAHAGISSINPTDELDLMSKFNIKDIELMDGCSYYNSTRISFDQLGRPYKGNPKSSTNSTQNLITSTCKIRLTHQNNSCIDIDITPITGLITINSPKQICS